A region of the Elusimicrobiota bacterium genome:
CCCCGAGGAGCGGGATCTTGCTGATCCGGTCCTCGAGGCGGTCGCTGATGAGGCCGCCGATGACGATGGTCTCGCCGTCGCGGATGAGCACCGTGGTCTGGGCCTGGCGCGAGTCGATGCCGGGCGCCCCACCCGTGGCGGTCGGGGCCGTGGCCGAGGGCTGGCTGACCGTCGGGTTGACCAGGAGCGTGATGCGGCCGTCGGCGTTGATGGTCGGCGTCACCGTGAGCTGGATGCCCACGGAGACGTAGGTGACCTGCGAGGTGACGGCGCCGCCCGCGGTCGAGGCGATGCTGGAGGTCACGTAGGGATACTGGGTCGTGACATTGATGTTGGCGGGCTGGTTGTTGAGGGTCGCGATCTTCGGGTCGGAGAGGACCTTGATCTTGCCCTGGCTGGCGGCCGCGGTCAAGGTCATGTTGAGGATCTGGTTGTTGGTGATGCGCCCCAAAGTCAAGGCGCCCAGCACGTTGGACGCGGGGAGGTTGACCCCCGTACCGCCGCCGACTCCCAACGGGCTGTTGGCGCCGGCGATCTTGGTGGAGTCCATTCCGGCGACGCTGTTGAGGTCGAACGGAGTGGACTTCCCGGTCGCGACGCCGAGGGGAGCTCCGATGGTGGAGACCCCGTTCTTGCCGAACGCCTTGCCCTGGTCGGCGGAGAAATAGTTCCATTGGATGCCGTAGTCCAGGCTGTTGCTCAAAGTGACTTCGATGAGCTTGGCCTCGATGAGGACCTGCTTGGGCCGCACATCGAGCTGGGCGATGAGCCGCTCCTCGGTGGCCATCCCGTCCGGGGACTCGGTCAGGATCAGGGAGTTGGTCTTGAGGTCGGCCGTGGCCGAGCCCTGGCGGCCTTCGGCCGAGCGCACGGCGGTGAGCGCCGGCAGGATCTCGGAGGCCTTGGTGTAGTTGAGCGGGATGATCTTGGTGAGGGTGGTGGCCGTGCTGCGCTCCTTGGCCATCTGCGCCGGGGTCAGCACGCGCACGATGCTGTCGCCCACCTGCATGGTGACCAGGCCGCTCATGGACAGGATGGTCTGCACCGCCTCGTTGAAGGGCACGTCGCTGAGGTGCAGGGTCAGGGGCAGTACGGCCGCCACGTCGCTGCCGAAGATGATATTGACCCGGGCTTTGGCCGCGAGGAGCTTGAAGACGTCCCGGATATCCGTGGCGTCGAAGTCCAAGGTCACCAGATCCCGGGGCAGGCGGCTCATGATGTCGGAACGCCTCACGCGCTTGGCCAACCCCGAGGCGTGGGCCACGGACTCCTCCTCTTCGGGGGCGGCTTTCGCTTCAGACTCCCCCTCCGAGTCCTTCTCAGCCCGGTCCTTCACCAGGACCTTCGGCTTGGCCGCGGCCGCGGGGACGACCGCCGCGGCCTCCACGGCGACCGGAGCCGCCGCAGCCACCGCCGCCGGCGCCTTCGGGTGCTGAGGCTTGCGCGGGGCCGCTGCCTGGGGCGCCGCCGCGGCGGCCGCCTTGGGCGAGACCTCGGCTTGGGCGGCCGGAGTCGCCGGCGCCGGCGGCTGCGCCGCGGCGGATTCCGCCACCAAAGTGACGACCAGAGCGTGATCCGACTGGGTGAGGCGGTAGCCGGCCATCTCGTTGAGGTCCATGACGACGCGCGCGATCATCTTCGGGGAGCGTTGGTACTGGCCCACGCGCACGCGCTTGAGGAACCGCCCCTTGCCGGCGATCTCCGTGGCGCCCACCTGGTCCTCGGCATCGAGGAGCTCCACGACCAGGCGCGGGGGCTTGGCGATGAGGATGCCGTTGTACTGCGCCGGGGCGCTGAGCTTGATGGTCACCGTGTCGTAGCCGACGCTGAGGCCCTCTACGGTGGCCGACGCTTCCGCCGCGAAGCTCCGGACCAGCAGTCCCTCGGGGCACGCCAGGGCGAGGGCCAAGGCCGCGGCCAAAGAGCGCCTCGCGACTGTCTGCACGCAGGACCGCCTCATAATGGAGGGCCGCTTCGTAGTCATTGCATTCTCCCGCTCGCCGTCAATCCTTCTCTTCCTCGCCCAGCCGGAAAACCTGCACGTCGCCTTCCGGGGCGGTCAGGGTCGCCATCTTCTTCTTGAGGTCTATGGTCCCGGTCACGCCCGGTACGGCCTTCTGTTTGGGATCGTAGAGCCGGCCCTGGCGCAGGAGGAAGCCCCCGCCCGCTTCGTTGTCCACGAACAGCGCGAAATCGGTCCCCGCGTCGCGCATGATGCCCCGCAAGTAAAGCTTGTGGATGCTGAAATCCTGCAGCGAGAAGGCCCGCGCGGAGCCGCGGCTGGCGCCCCAGCGCGCGAAAGGGTCGCGCAGGCGCTCCCCCGTGTAGATGCTGCCGACGGTGGCCGCGGTGGACGCCTTGACCTCGACCGGGGCGGCAGCCGCGGGCGCCCCGCCCGCAGGCCCGCTGGCGGCCCGGGCCTCCGGAAGGCCGACTCCGAGGACCAGCGCCGCCGCCGTCAGGATCCAAGCTTTCATCATCCCTCTAATTGTACTGGTAGGAGACCAGCGTGAAGCTCACCCGCATCTCGCCCGTCCCTTCCGTGGGCTCCGGGAACTTGACGTCGTAGACGTTGTAAAGGCGCTGCTCCAGCGCCAGGGCTGCCAGGAATCTGCCGATGTTGTGGAACGTGCCGCGCACCGAGACCGGGAACCGGAACTCGGTGAAGTACTGCTGGGGCTTGCTGGGGCCCGGCGCGAAACTCAGCAGGAAGACCTTGTATTGGGCTCCCACGGAGTCCAGCGTCACCAGGATATCCGTCACCGACTTGGTCTTGGGCAGGCGCTTCTCGGCCTCGATCTTGCGCTCGTTGAGGCTCACCAACTGCCGGTCCAACTCGTCGAGCCTTGCGGCCTGGCGCTTGGCGGCCTGGATGTCGCGTTCCAGGCCCTCGATCTGGGTCTGGAGATCCTTCGTCTTCTTCGAGACCGGGAGCCAGAAGAACTGCACGTAGCAGTACGCGAAAGCGACCAGCCCGATGGCGCCCGCGGCCAGGGTCTGCTGCTGCTGCTTCGTCAGTTTGATGGCCATTCTGCGCTCACAGTTGGGGCGTATGGGCCGCGGTCAGAGTGAAGCTGCGCAGCGCGCCGGCCGCGGACTCCTGCGTGGTCATCGCGCCGAGCTCGATGCTGGTGAACCTTCCCGAATCCTCCATCTTGTGGATCCAGGTGCGGATGTCTTCGTTGGTGCGGGCCTCCGCCGTGATATTGAGCTTCAATTGGCCGCCGCCGCCGCCGCTCACGTCCAAAGTCTTGACCCGCACGCCGGACGGGATGCTCCTCACGAAATCGCTCATGAAGTAAGGATAGGTGCGCCGGCCGCGGTCCAGGCCGTCGATGACCCCAAGCCGGTCCCGCAGCGCCTTGGCCTGGGCTTCCATCTCCTTGACCTTGGCCACGACGGCGTCCAGCCGCTGGAGTTCGGCCTTGTCGATCGCGAGTTCGCCCTGCAGGCGATGGAGCCGGACCACGAACAATAAAGAGGCCAGCACGATCAGGAAGGCCGCCGCGGCGCCGGCCAGCCCGAACTGCAGGGCCTTCTGCCGCTGCTGGGCCTTGGCCAGGATTTCTTTGGGGACGAGGTTGATCTTAATCATGGCGGCTCAGAGCCAATCCCTGTTGCGCCGCAGCGCCAAGCCGACCGCCACCGCGAAGGCGGGAGCCAAAGACGCCGGCACGTCCGCGGGAGGGCGCTTCAGGCAAGCGAACGGCTCCAGCACCGAGACCGGGACCTTGAGCTCGGCGCTCAGGTGCTTGGTGAGGTTCTTGAGCGGAGCGCTCCCGCCCGCCAGGACGATGCGCGCGATGGCCCGCTCCGGCCCCTGGGACAGGTAGAAGTCCACCGAGCGGTGGACCTCGGCCACCAAGTCCTTGGCGACCGTCGTCACCGCCTGGGACACGCCCAGCGCCTCCCGGTTGCCCTCGGCCAGGGCCTTCTCTTTCTCGGCGGCGTCCACGATGATGCCCAGGTTCTTCTTGAGCTCCTCGGCCTTGGCCGCGTCGACCTGCACCCCCTTCATTATGGCCTTGGTCAGGGTGCTCCCGGAGATGAAGATGTCGCGGACCACGCGGGTGACGCCGCCCTCGATGATGGAGAGGTTGGTCACGCTGTGTCCGATGTTGAGGTAGAGGGTGGCCCCGCCCGCGGCCTTGGGATCGCGCAGCCGCTCGTGGATGTTCTCCAGCGCGAAGGAGTCCACGTCGATGATGGTGGGCACGAGCCCCGCGCCCTGCAGGATCTCCAGCCGCGCGGCCACGAGGTCCTTCTTGGCCGCCACCAGGACCGTCTCCATCTTCTTGAGCCCGTCCTCCACGATGTCGTCGAGGATGTGGAAGCCCAGCTGCACCTCGTTGATGTCGAACGGGATGAAGGGCTCGGCCTCGCTGGCCAGCGTGGCGGAAAGCTCGCTCTTGGTCAGGCGCGGGAACTTCACATAGCGCACGATGACGGAATTGCCGGAGAGCGCGGTCACGGCCTCCTTGACCTTGAGGCCCTTCTCGACCAGGAAGGCCCGCAGGGCGTTGATGGTCTGGACCTTCTTCTCCTCCGGGCTCGCCTCGGGCTTGATGGTCAGGGGCAGATGACTCCAAGCCTTGAGCGCCAGCCCGCCGTCTTCCTCCATGATGAGCGCGATCTTGATGGCATAGCTGCCCACGTCGACCGCCAGGACATAACGGGAGCCGGTCAGGGCCGCGCTGAGCCCTTTTAGTTTCTTCAGCACTTCGTCTAGTTTGGCAGCCATAAAAAAACGCCGACGCCCAGGCTCTTCCTATTTAAAGGAACACAGCCTCTGGACGGACTCGGCGCGGGCACGAACGGACCGGTCCTTCATGCAATCCGGGCCGGCAAAGGAGATTTATAACAGGTATCCACTGATTTGTCAAGGCCTTTGTTAAAGGATAGCAATGTTCGGTCGCGCCATGCCAGGCAGGCGGCGACCCATGCCCAGGCGCAAATATAGTAGAATACTCATCTGTGGACGGCATCCTTTTTGACTACGGCGGGACCCTCGATTCCGACGGGACCACCTGGATCGACCGGTTCTTCCGCATCACCCAGGACCTGGGTTTCGATTTTCCCCGCCCCCGGTTCGACCGCGCGTTCTACGACAGCGACGACAGCCTCCCCGCCCGCTTCGCGCTGAAGGGCCTGTCCCTGGAGCAGACGCTGACCCTCCAAGTCAACGGCGTCCTCGCAGCCTTGGCCCCGGACCGCGCGACGCAGGCGCCTGAGGTCGTGGCCCGCTTCATCGCCGAGTCGCGCGCCGCGTTCCAGCGCAACCGGCCGGTCCTGGAGCGGCTCGCCGCCCGCTACCGTCTGGGCGTCGTCTCCAACTTCTACGGGAACCTCGAAGACATCCTGGCCAGCGAAGGCCTGCGCGGGCTCTTCTCCTCGGTCGTGGATTCCGGGGTCCTAGGCGTCGCCAAGCCGGATCCGGCCATTTTCCGGAGAGCCCTGGCCGACCTGGGCCTCACGCCGGAGCAAGCCCTCATGGTGGGCGATTCAGTGCCCCGGGACATGAAGGGCGCCGAGGGTCTGGGCATGCGCCATATCCTGGTGGGAGATCTCTCCCGGCCGGTCTGCTGCCCCAAGGCGCTGCGAGTGGCCTCCGTCGCGGACCTGGAAAGCGTGCTGCCGAAAGCGGCCGGACCCGTCCCTCTGCGCGCGGGAATCATAGCGGCCGGCGACGGAGAGCGGCTCAAGTCCAGCCACCCCGAGACCATCAAGCCCCTGGTGCCGATACGCGGCCGGCCTCTTTGCCACTGGGTCGTCGGATCTCTGAGCGAGGCTGGCGTTCAGGATTTCACGGTCTTGTTCAATTCTCGAGGCCACCGCGCCCAGGAGAGCCTTTTGGCGTCCTTCCCGTCCTTGCGCTGGACCTTCCTCTCGCGCGACACTGCCTCCTCTTGGGAGAGCTTCCGCCTGGTGGCGCAATCTTTGGCCGAGACCGAGGGCTCATTCCTCATCAGCACGGTCGACGCGCTCATGCCCCCGGCCGGGGCCCGTCGCTTCGCCGAGGCGGCCAGGGTCTCGGGCGCCCCGGCGGCCCTCGCCCTCACCGAATTCATCGACGACGAGAAGCCGCTCTGGGCCGACTTGGGCCCGGACGGCCGGGTCACGGCCTTGGGAGCGGACGCCCGCACTCACCGGTACGCCACCTGCGGCCTCTACTATCTGACCGCGGCCGTGGCGCGGGCGCTGCCGCAGGCGCAGGCCTACGGCAGGCTGCGCGAGTATCTGCAAGACTTGGTCGCCCAAAGCGCGGTGGCGGGAGTCGTCCTGTCCAAAACCATCGACGTGGACCGGCCCGAGGACGTCCGCCAGGCCGAGAATTTCGTCACGGCGTTCGAGAGCTGACCATGGTTTCCTGCCTGGGCATCTGCAGAGAATTGACGAACTCCCCGAACCGGGAGACCGACGACGCCCTCATCCTCAAGGCGGTCATGGAGCAGCTTTCCATCTATAGGGCTCACACCATGGTCATGACCCCGGAAGAGGCGGACACCGCGGACCTGGGCTCCTGGGACATGATCGTGCCCATGTGCGAGTCCTATCCCCGCCTGCGCCGCCTCATCGCCCAGCAGCGAGCGCGGCCCGTGCTCATGGTCAACCCGCCGGAGTCGGTGCTGGCCTGCTACCGCCTGAGCATGTACGAGGCCTTCGCCAAGGACCCCAGCATCCTCTGCCCCCCCACCGAGACCCGCAGCATCCAGGGCTCGCACGCGCTGCAGCCCCCGGCCTTCGCGGACCACGGCGGACTCTGGGTCAAGCGCGGCGACGTGCACAACACCTGCACCCACGACGTGGTCTACGCGGGGGACTGGTCCGAGGTGGAGGCCATCCGCCAGGATTTCGCCTCCCGCGAGATCTCGTCCTTGGTCCTGCAGCAGCACGTCGACGGCGACCTAGTCAAGTTCTACGGCGTGGGCCCGGGGCGCTGGTTCACCTACTTCTACCACGACCCGGCCACGGCGCGCAAGCTCCCCTTCGACATCGACATCCTGGCGGCCATGGCAGCGGCCGGAGCCTCCGCCCTCAAGCTCGAGGTCTTCGGCGGCGACGCCATCATCACCCCCGAGGGCCGCATCTATCTCATCGACATCAATTCCTGGCCGAGCTTCGCGCGCGTGCGCGCCGAAGCCTCCATCCAGATCGCCTGGCAGCTGCGCTCCAGGCTCAAAACCCTGCAAGCCGTGAGGAGACCCTGACATGCCCGCCCCGACCAACGCTCCAGCCAAGACCTTCCGCTACGTCCCGGGCCCCAAATCCAAAGCCCTCTGCGACGAGGAATCCAAGCACATCGCGCCCGGCCTGCAGACCATCGCGCTCTACTCCCAGATCGCCCTGGAGAGCGGCCATGGCCGGCACCTGCGCGACCTCGACGGCAAGGAATACCTGGATTTCGTGGCCGGCATCGGCGTGGCCTCCTTGGGCTACTCCCACCCGGAGTACGTGCGCATCGTCTCCGAGCAGCTCCAGAAGATATCGGTGGGCAGCTTCACCACGCCGCACCGGGCCAACTTCGTCAAGACCCTGGCCACGGTGACCCCCAAGGGTCTCGACCGCATCCAGCTCTACTCCTCGGGCGCCGAAGCCGTCGAGGCCGCGGTGCGCCTGGCCAAGAGCCGCACCAAGAAATACGAGCTCATGGGCTTCTGGGGCGGCTTCCACGGCAAGACCGGCGGCATCCTGCCGGTGCTGGGCGACAGCTTCAAGCACGAGCTCGGCCCCCTGATGCCGGGCCTCTACCTCACCCCCTACCCCAACCAGGACCACTGCCCGTTCGGGACCAAGGGCGAGCACGACTGCGCCGCCCACTGCCTGGACTTCATGCGCGAGACGATCAAGCGCTCCACGGCCGGGGCCTTGGCCGCGGTCATCGTGGAGCCCATCCAGGGCACGGCCGGCAACGTCATCCCCGCCCGGGGCTGGCTCAAGGGCCTGCGCGCGCTGACCAAGGAGCTGGGCGCGCTGCTCATCTCGGATGAGATGATCACGGGCTTCGGCCGCACCGGCACGATGTGGGGCTGCGACAACGAGCAGGTCATCCCGGACATCATGACCGTGGGCAAAGGGCTGGGGGGCGGCTTCCCGGTCTCCGGGGTCATCACCTCCACCGAGATCTCGCAGTCCAAGCCCTGGGGCAACCCCAGCGGCTCCTCGTCGAGCTACGGCGGCAATCCCTTCGCCTCCGCGGCCTGCGACGCGGCCCTGCAGATCATCCTCAAAGAGAAGCTGGTGGACAATTCCCGCAAGATGGGAGAGCTCCTGCTCGCCCGGCTCGCGGAGCTCAAGGCCAAGAGCCCCCTCATCGGCCTGGCGCGCGGACGGGGCCTCATGATCGGCGTGGAGCTCGTCAACCCCAAGACCCGCAAGCCTCTCGAGGGAGCCCTCTGCCGCGAGCTCTTCGAGGAGTGCCTGACCCGGGGACTGCTGACCATGTCCTACAACCCCATGCTGCGCATCAACCCGCCGCTGACCATCACCAAGGACGAGGTGGAGCACGGCGTCGCGGTGTTCGGCGACGCTTTGGCCGCACTGGCCGGGCGCCACGGGCTGGCCTAGCTAGGACGAGATGGAAAAACTCAAGGGGGCGCTGGTCGGCTACGGGGCGGTGGCGCACAACGCCCACGCCCCCGCCCTGCGCGGCCGTTCGGATCTGGCCATCGCCGCGGTCGCGGACGCCGACCCGGAGCGTCTGCGCCTGGCCGAGGAGTCCTTCCCGGGAGCGCGGCCCTACCCCAGCCTCGAGGCCCTGCTCGAATCCGAGACCAACCTGGATTTCCTGGACTTGGCCACGCCGCCCTGGCTGCACGGCCGGCAGGTCCTCAGCGCGCTGGAGCGGGGCCTGCACGTGCTCTGCGAGAAGCCCCTGACCCTCGACACCACCGAATTCCGGCGCGTCGCCGAGACCGCGCGGCGCCGGGACCGCGCGGTCTTCACCGTGCACAACTGGGGCTGCGCGCCCATCTGGGCCAAGGCCGCGGCCCTCTCGGCCGAGGGCGCCTTGGGCGAGATCCGCCACGCCGAGCTCCACGCCGTGCGCACCAAGCCCTCCGTCGCCGCGGGCCCCGGCGACTGGCGCACCGACGCCAACTTGGCCGGAGGCGGCATCCTGGTGGACCACGGCTGGCACAACCTCTACCTCCTCAAGCGGGTCCTCTTCCCCGGCCTGGACGCGCCCGGGCCGGTGGAGACAGCGGCATTCTTCCATCGGCCGGCGCCCACGGCGGCGGAGAGCGAGGCCACCGTCTTCTACCGCTTCCCCGCGGCCACGGCCCTGCTGCATCTGACCTGGCGGGGGACCTTCCGCTCCAACTGGGCCGTCTTCCATGGCACGCGGGCCGTCCTGGAGATGCGCGACGACCATCTGCTGCTCCGCCAGGGAGCGCAGGAAGAGCAGCGCCTCGATTTCCCCGAGAAGCTCTCCGCCGGCTCGGCCCACCCGGAGTGGTTCGCCTCCCTCTTGCCCGACTTCTGCGCCGAGATGCGGGACCCCGCGCGGCGCGGCCGCAACCTCGCGGAGGCCGGCTTCGTGCTGGACCTCATCCGCCGGGCCTACGACGGCGGGCGCAAGCCACGCGCCGCGGAGGCGGTCCATCCGTAAGGGCGCTTCGGCCATGCTCAGCGACGCGATCCTCTGGGTCTCCAATCCGTCCCTCCTGTCCCACCGTGTCGGCGGCATGACCGTCCTGGAGCGCCAACTCCACACCCTGAGCCGGGCCGGCCTGCGCCGAGTGTGGGTCTCCGCCGATCAGGTGACGAAAGCCGCCGCCGGGCTAAGGCGCCCCGCGGGCCTGGAGGTCTTCTGGATCAGCCGCAGTATCGGCGGCGCGGCGCCGCAGTGCCAGCCTCCCTATGTGGTGGTTTCCGGCAGCCATTTCCTCCGGGTCGAGACCCTCGCCCACATCGTCTGCCATCCGGGCGACGCCCACACGGCCTACCTCGACGACCGCCAAGCCTCCGTGGTCCAAGTCGTGCCGACCCGGGACGACGCCGCCGCACCCTGCCGCAACCAGCCGCTGCCAGCGGGCGCCAGCATATCCCTGCAGCATCCCATCCAGGACGCCCTCACCGTGGAATGGCTGTTGGCCACGGGGACCAAGAGCCAGGACGGGTTCATGGCGCGCCACTTCGATCGCCACATCTCTTTGGGCATCTCCCGCTCGCTTCTGGAGACCGCGATCTCGCCCAACATGATGACGATCCTGAGCAGCCTGGTCGGCCTGCTGGGAACGTCTTTCTTCCTCTTCCACACCTGGGGCGCCCACATGGCCGGCGCGGCCCTGGTCTGGCTGCACTCCGTCCTGGACGGCTGCGACGGCGAGCTCGCCCGCATCCGCTTCCAGGAGAGCCCCCTGGGCGCGGACATCGACTTCTGGGGCGACAACCTCGTGCACGTGTCCCTGTTCGGCTGCCTGGCCGTGGGCTTCGCCCGCTCCGACCAGAGCGTCCTGCCGCTGCTGGCCGGGCTGACCGCCACGGTCGGCATACTCGGCTCCGCGAGTCTGGTGTACCGCCAGCGGCTGGCGCGCCGCCAGCTCCCTGCGGAATCACCGCCGAAGAACCTCGACTCTTTGCTCGCGCGCGTGGAGACCATCCTGGAGCAGCGCGATTTCATATACGTGCTCCTGGTCCTGGCCTATTTCAATCCCGACCTGTGCTGCACTTACGCTTTCATGTGGGCCGGCGCCGTCGGGGTCACGCTCTTCTTCGCCATGACGCTCTACATCGGGAGGCTCAATCGTGAACAAGCATTCCAACCGCATCGCGCCGGCTAAAGGCCGGCTCGGAGTCCTGCTGCCCGGGATGGGCGCCATCACCAGCACCGTCATCGCCGGCCTTCTGCTGGCCCGCAAAGGCAAGGGCCGCCTCATCGGGTCCCTGACCCAGATGCAGACCATCCGCCTGGGCAAGCGCTACGAGCACCGCGCCCCCCTCATCAAGGATTTCATCCCCCTGGCCCAACTCTCCGACCTGGTCTTCGGCGGCTGGGACCTGTTCCCGGACAACACCTACGAGGCCGCCCTGAAGGCCGGCGTCCTGGACCGCTGGACCATCGACCCCGTGCGCAAGGATATGGAAGCCATCCGTCCCATGACCGCGGTCTGGGACCCCGCCTACCTGAAGAACCTGAAGGCCACCCATTTCAAGAAGGGCCGCTCCAAGTGGGACCTGGCCCAGCAGCTCATGGCCGACATCCAGAAGTTCCAGAAGAGCACCGGGGCGACGCGCCTGGTCATGCTCTGGTGCGGCTCGACCGAGATCCTGCCGGCCCCGTCGCCGGTCCACGAGTCCCTCGCCGCCTTCGAGAAGGGCTTGCGCGAGAGCCATCCGGCCATCCCGCCCTCCATGATCTACGCCTACGCCGCGCTCAAGCTGGGCATCCCCTACGGCAACGGGGCGCCCAACCTCTCCGTGGACGTCCCGGCCATGACGGAGCTCGCCGAGAAGACCGGCACGCCCATCATGGGCAAGGACTTCAAGACCGGGCAGACCCTCATGAAGACCACCATCGCGCCCATGCTCAAGGCCCGGATGCTGGCCTTGCGCGGCTGGTATTCGACGAACATCCTGGGCAACCGCGACGGCGAGGTGCTCGACGACCCGGGCTCCTTCAAGACCAAGGAGAAGAGCAAGATGTCGGTGCTGGACACGATCCTGGAGCCCAAGCTCTACCCGCAGCTCTACGGCAAGTTCCACCACAAGGTGCGCATCGACTATTACCCGCCGCGAGGCGACGCCAAGGAAGGCTGGGACAACATCGACATCGCGGGCTGGCTGGACATGCCCATGCAGATCAAGATCAACTTCCTCTGCCGGGACAGCATACTCGCCGCCCCCATCGTCCTGGACCTGGTCCTGTTCCTGGACTTGGCCAAACGCGCCGGCCTCAAGGGCATCCAGGAGTGGCTGTCCTTCTACTTCAAGTCCCCCCAGTGCCGGCCGGACTTGGACCCCGAGCACGATATCTTCATCCAGCACCTCAAGCTCAAGAATACGCTGCGCCTGCTGATGGATGAGGAGGTCCTCGACCACTCCGGCCTGGACTACTACGACCCGGAAAAGGGCCTGCCCACGCCCGCGCCGGCCGCCAAGCCTCTGCCCAAGAGCGCGGCCAAGGCCAAGCCGCGGTCACCGGTCCTGCACTAGCCTTACGAGCGGGCGAGCGATGGCTCGCCCGCAACCGCCCCGCGAAGCGGGGCGGCAGGACCCCATTCGCCGGTTTCTCTTATTTTATAAGGTCATTTTCCACAGAAGTAGCTGTTATTCTCGAAAGTTATGATTTCTCTATAAGCGCCCTGGTTTTCGATTTTGTATACTCTCTGGGCGTGAAAAGGGTCTTCATGACAACCCTCCTGGCCGGGGTCCTGGCGTCTCCCGCGATCGGCGAGGAGGTCGCTTCTTCCACGGCAACCCCGGCCGCGGCGCCGGTCTCCACCACCAGCGTCTCCATCCCTGTCTCCACCGGCAGCGTCGCGGTAGCCCTGAGCACGCCCCCCGCTTCGGTCTCGCTGTCGTCGGCATCGGTCACGGCGACAACCTCGACGGTCGTCCTGCCCGGCCTATCGACCGGGGCCGCTCCCGGGGCTTGGACAGCGACGGCGCCCGGCTCCGCCGGCCCGGTCCCCAGGCCGTGGGTCCTCGGCGAGATCGCCGTGGAAGGCAACAAGAACGTCAAGCCCGGGGTGGTGCGCTCCCAGGTGAAAGCCCGCAAAGGCAACCTCTACGACCGCCCGGACCTCGACCGGGACGTGCAGACGCTGCTCGGCATGGGCAATTTCGAGCGCGTGGCCGCGGACGTCACGCTCACGGACAAGCCGGTGCCCGCCCATTTCGCCAAGGTGGCCGGGACCGACCGCATGGTGCGTCTGACCTTCATGGTCAAGGAAAAGCCGCTGGTCAAAAAGATCAAGTTCAACGGGAACAAGAAGCTCTCGCGCTCCGCTCTCGACGACGCCACGACTCTCAAGGCCAAGGACCCGTTGGACGACGCCAAACTGCGCGACGACCTCGAGAAGATCCTCGCCAAATACCACGAGAAGGGCTTCCTCGACGCGGCCGCGCGCTACGAAATCAAGCGCGACACCGCCGCCCAGCAGGCCTCGATCGACTGGTTCATCACGGAGGGGGCGAAGTCCCACATCGAACTGGTCACGATCAGCGGAGTGAAGGCCTATAAGCCCAAGAAGCTCCTCAAACTCATGAAGAACCGGACCAAGGGGTGGTTCCGCGCCGGCGTCTTCACCGAGAAGGATCTTCCCGAGGATGTCCGGAAGATCTCCGATTACTACCACAACCACGGCTATCTGGACGTCTCCGTCAGCACCCCGGACGTCAAGGTCAGCACGGATAAGACCCGCATCTTCATCGCGCTGGACCTCATCGAGGGCCGGGCCTACAAGTTCGGGGACACCACCTTCTCCGGGAACATCATCTTCACGTCCACCGAGCTCGTCAAAGCCTTGGAATTCCGGCGCGGACGCGTGTTCAATCAGGAGAAATTCGACGCCTCGGTGCGGGCCATCCAGGAACTCTACGCGGACAAAGGCCGCCTGCGCGCCCGCCTGACGCCCGTCAAAAGCCTCAATGAGAAGACCGACCTGATGGACGTGTCCGTAGGCATCGTGGAAGGCGACATCGTCTACATCGACCATGTCGACGTCGAGGGCAACAAGGCCACCAGGTCCTACGTGCTCAAGCGCGAGGT
Encoded here:
- a CDS encoding aspartate aminotransferase family protein, whose product is MPAPTNAPAKTFRYVPGPKSKALCDEESKHIAPGLQTIALYSQIALESGHGRHLRDLDGKEYLDFVAGIGVASLGYSHPEYVRIVSEQLQKISVGSFTTPHRANFVKTLATVTPKGLDRIQLYSSGAEAVEAAVRLAKSRTKKYELMGFWGGFHGKTGGILPVLGDSFKHELGPLMPGLYLTPYPNQDHCPFGTKGEHDCAAHCLDFMRETIKRSTAGALAAVIVEPIQGTAGNVIPARGWLKGLRALTKELGALLISDEMITGFGRTGTMWGCDNEQVIPDIMTVGKGLGGGFPVSGVITSTEISQSKPWGNPSGSSSSYGGNPFASAACDAALQIILKEKLVDNSRKMGELLLARLAELKAKSPLIGLARGRGLMIGVELVNPKTRKPLEGALCRELFEECLTRGLLTMSYNPMLRINPPLTITKDEVEHGVAVFGDALAALAGRHGLA
- a CDS encoding Gfo/Idh/MocA family oxidoreductase — protein: MEKLKGALVGYGAVAHNAHAPALRGRSDLAIAAVADADPERLRLAEESFPGARPYPSLEALLESETNLDFLDLATPPWLHGRQVLSALERGLHVLCEKPLTLDTTEFRRVAETARRRDRAVFTVHNWGCAPIWAKAAALSAEGALGEIRHAELHAVRTKPSVAAGPGDWRTDANLAGGGILVDHGWHNLYLLKRVLFPGLDAPGPVETAAFFHRPAPTAAESEATVFYRFPAATALLHLTWRGTFRSNWAVFHGTRAVLEMRDDHLLLRQGAQEEQRLDFPEKLSAGSAHPEWFASLLPDFCAEMRDPARRGRNLAEAGFVLDLIRRAYDGGRKPRAAEAVHP
- a CDS encoding CDP-alcohol phosphatidyltransferase family protein, encoding MLSDAILWVSNPSLLSHRVGGMTVLERQLHTLSRAGLRRVWVSADQVTKAAAGLRRPAGLEVFWISRSIGGAAPQCQPPYVVVSGSHFLRVETLAHIVCHPGDAHTAYLDDRQASVVQVVPTRDDAAAPCRNQPLPAGASISLQHPIQDALTVEWLLATGTKSQDGFMARHFDRHISLGISRSLLETAISPNMMTILSSLVGLLGTSFFLFHTWGAHMAGAALVWLHSVLDGCDGELARIRFQESPLGADIDFWGDNLVHVSLFGCLAVGFARSDQSVLPLLAGLTATVGILGSASLVYRQRLARRQLPAESPPKNLDSLLARVETILEQRDFIYVLLVLAYFNPDLCCTYAFMWAGAVGVTLFFAMTLYIGRLNREQAFQPHRAG
- a CDS encoding inositol-3-phosphate synthase yields the protein MVNKHSNRIAPAKGRLGVLLPGMGAITSTVIAGLLLARKGKGRLIGSLTQMQTIRLGKRYEHRAPLIKDFIPLAQLSDLVFGGWDLFPDNTYEAALKAGVLDRWTIDPVRKDMEAIRPMTAVWDPAYLKNLKATHFKKGRSKWDLAQQLMADIQKFQKSTGATRLVMLWCGSTEILPAPSPVHESLAAFEKGLRESHPAIPPSMIYAYAALKLGIPYGNGAPNLSVDVPAMTELAEKTGTPIMGKDFKTGQTLMKTTIAPMLKARMLALRGWYSTNILGNRDGEVLDDPGSFKTKEKSKMSVLDTILEPKLYPQLYGKFHHKVRIDYYPPRGDAKEGWDNIDIAGWLDMPMQIKINFLCRDSILAAPIVLDLVLFLDLAKRAGLKGIQEWLSFYFKSPQCRPDLDPEHDIFIQHLKLKNTLRLLMDEEVLDHSGLDYYDPEKGLPTPAPAAKPLPKSAAKAKPRSPVLH